A region of Haloplanus sp. XH21 DNA encodes the following proteins:
- a CDS encoding SRPBCC family protein has protein sequence MTVRVQRVFEFEAPPERVWAFIADPGKRAGAISVVRDYEVDGRHATWHIDLDLPMIDRTATVETEDVERDEPRFVKFVGRSSVLRVTGEHRIEETDTGCKLHNEFVVDGRLPGVERFFKKRLDAELDNLEAALRRDLGRPA, from the coding sequence ATGACTGTGCGTGTCCAGCGGGTGTTCGAATTCGAGGCACCACCCGAGCGCGTCTGGGCGTTCATCGCCGATCCGGGCAAGCGAGCCGGGGCCATCAGCGTCGTCCGCGATTACGAGGTCGACGGCAGACACGCCACCTGGCATATCGACCTCGACCTGCCGATGATCGACCGCACGGCGACGGTCGAAACGGAAGACGTCGAACGCGACGAACCCCGGTTCGTGAAGTTCGTCGGCCGGTCGAGCGTCCTGCGTGTCACCGGCGAACACCGCATCGAAGAGACCGACACGGGCTGTAAACTCCACAACGAGTTCGTCGTGGACGGCCGTCTCCCTGGCGTGGAGCGGTTCTTCAAGAAGCGCCTCGACGCCGAACTCGACAACCTCGAGGCGGCGCTCCGGCGCGACCTGGGGCGTCCGGCGTAA
- a CDS encoding uracil-xanthine permease family protein has translation MSGDESSGFVEYGIDDKPPFLTSALLGVQHYLTMVGANVAVPLILAGALGMPDAVVPRFVGTFFVVSGIATLAQTTFGNRYPIVQGAPFSMLAPALAVIGVVQASDPAGPAWEAALLQLQGAIIVAAVVEVAVGYLGLLGRLRAYISPVIIAPTIALIGLALFNTPQVTAATGNWWLLGLTLGLIVLFSQYLGDSARAFQLFPVLLGVVVAWVAAAALSVTGVYTAETSGFVDLASVASAPALMSIYPLQWGMPQIETAFVIGMLAGVAASMLESFGDYHAVARLSGMGAPSESRINHGIGMEGLMNVFAGLMGTGGSTSYSENIGAIGLTGVASRYVVQIGAAVMLVVGFVGYFGQLIATIPDPIVGGLYVAMFGQIVAVGLSNLEYVDLDSSRNVFIVGIALFTGLAIPAYMGNVGSAAAFREGMRSVAVLGPVLGARAIADTIYVIGSTGMAVGGLVAFFLDNTIEGTREERGLVEWEQATEDETAFASAFDRFLRD, from the coding sequence ATGAGCGGGGACGAATCGTCCGGGTTCGTGGAGTACGGCATCGACGACAAACCACCGTTTCTGACATCGGCACTGCTCGGCGTCCAGCATTACCTGACGATGGTCGGGGCGAACGTCGCGGTGCCGCTGATTCTGGCGGGGGCGCTCGGGATGCCCGACGCGGTGGTGCCGCGGTTCGTCGGCACCTTCTTCGTCGTCTCGGGTATCGCCACCCTCGCACAGACCACGTTCGGCAACCGGTATCCGATCGTCCAGGGAGCGCCCTTCTCGATGCTCGCCCCAGCGCTCGCGGTCATCGGCGTCGTCCAGGCGAGCGATCCGGCGGGACCGGCCTGGGAGGCGGCGCTCCTCCAGTTGCAGGGCGCCATCATCGTCGCCGCCGTCGTCGAAGTCGCGGTCGGTTATCTGGGTCTTCTGGGCCGTCTGCGGGCGTATATCTCGCCAGTAATCATCGCGCCGACCATCGCGCTCATCGGCCTGGCGCTGTTCAACACGCCGCAGGTGACGGCCGCGACGGGGAACTGGTGGCTGCTCGGCCTGACGCTCGGCCTGATCGTCCTGTTCTCGCAGTATCTTGGCGACAGCGCGCGGGCGTTCCAGCTCTTTCCGGTCCTCCTCGGCGTCGTCGTCGCGTGGGTCGCCGCCGCCGCCCTCTCCGTGACCGGCGTGTACACGGCCGAGACATCCGGGTTCGTCGATCTCGCGTCAGTGGCGTCGGCGCCGGCGCTGATGTCTATCTACCCCCTGCAGTGGGGGATGCCCCAGATCGAAACGGCGTTCGTCATCGGCATGCTCGCCGGCGTGGCCGCATCGATGCTCGAGTCCTTCGGTGATTACCACGCCGTGGCCCGTCTCTCGGGCATGGGTGCGCCGAGCGAGAGTCGGATCAACCACGGCATCGGAATGGAGGGGCTGATGAACGTCTTCGCCGGCCTCATGGGCACCGGCGGATCGACCTCCTACTCCGAGAACATCGGCGCCATCGGCCTGACCGGCGTCGCCTCCCGATACGTCGTCCAGATCGGCGCCGCGGTGATGCTCGTGGTCGGCTTCGTCGGCTACTTCGGCCAACTCATCGCCACCATCCCCGATCCCATCGTCGGGGGCCTCTACGTCGCCATGTTCGGCCAGATCGTCGCGGTCGGCCTCTCGAACCTGGAGTACGTCGACCTCGACTCCTCGCGGAACGTCTTCATCGTCGGCATCGCGCTCTTTACCGGCCTTGCGATCCCCGCCTACATGGGGAACGTGGGCAGCGCCGCGGCGTTCCGCGAGGGGATGCGAAGCGTCGCCGTTCTCGGCCCCGTCCTCGGCGCCCGGGCGATCGCAGACACCATCTACGTCATCGGTTCGACGGGGATGGCCGTCGGCGGCCTCGTGGCCTTCTTCCTCGACAACACCATCGAGGGCACGCGCGAAGAGCGCGGTCTCGTCGAATGGGAGCAGGCGACCGAAGACGAGACCGCCTTCGCCTCCGCATTCGACCGGTTCCTCCGGGACTGA
- a CDS encoding EamA family transporter produces the protein MGYLQWAVVALLSYSMVAPLVGYATTGDPKIPSFVAALIPNGMLIVATVAVVLYVGRPVTPYLVHPKAPYLYVAGVFLAVGILAYYHALSLGPVSAVVPIFGTFLVVSSAIGVVFLNESITARKVAGIACAVLGIYLVSVE, from the coding sequence ATGGGTTATCTGCAGTGGGCGGTGGTCGCGCTCCTGTCGTACTCGATGGTCGCGCCGCTCGTCGGCTACGCGACGACCGGCGACCCGAAAATCCCGAGTTTCGTCGCCGCGCTCATCCCGAACGGGATGCTCATCGTGGCTACCGTCGCGGTCGTCCTCTACGTCGGGCGGCCGGTGACGCCGTATCTCGTCCATCCTAAGGCGCCGTATCTCTACGTCGCCGGCGTCTTCCTGGCGGTGGGCATCCTCGCGTACTACCACGCGCTCTCGCTCGGCCCGGTCAGCGCCGTCGTCCCCATCTTCGGCACCTTCCTCGTGGTGAGTTCGGCCATCGGCGTCGTCTTCCTGAACGAATCCATCACCGCCCGGAAAGTCGCTGGCATCGCGTGTGCGGTGCTCGGCATCTACCTCGTCTCGGTCGAGTGA
- a CDS encoding thioredoxin family protein, whose protein sequence is MALQESDSELEYGDEAPGFELPGVNGETYTLDDFDADALLVVFTCNHCPYAQAKFDLLNDLAREDDVAVVGINANDADAYPEDSFQKMQEYVADGEIAYDAYLRDESADVARTYGAVCTPDPFLFRRDEGTYRLAYHGRLDDALGPDEEASEYYIRQAIDAVRADEPVDIDPGPSRGCGIKWP, encoded by the coding sequence ATGGCCCTGCAAGAATCCGACTCGGAACTCGAATACGGTGACGAGGCGCCCGGCTTCGAACTGCCCGGCGTCAACGGCGAGACGTACACGCTCGACGACTTCGACGCCGACGCCTTGCTCGTCGTGTTCACCTGTAACCACTGCCCGTACGCGCAGGCGAAGTTCGACCTCCTGAACGACCTGGCGCGCGAGGACGACGTGGCCGTCGTCGGCATCAACGCCAACGACGCCGACGCCTATCCCGAGGACTCCTTCCAGAAGATGCAGGAGTACGTCGCCGACGGCGAGATCGCGTACGACGCGTACCTCCGCGACGAGTCGGCCGACGTAGCCCGCACCTACGGCGCCGTCTGCACCCCCGATCCCTTCCTCTTCCGGCGTGACGAGGGGACCTACCGGCTGGCGTATCACGGCCGCCTCGACGACGCCCTCGGTCCCGACGAGGAGGCGAGCGAGTACTACATCCGCCAGGCTATCGACGCCGTCCGCGCCGACGAACCGGTCGACATCGACCCCGGTCCGTCCCGCGGCTGCGGGATCAAGTGGCCGTGA
- a CDS encoding RIO1 family regulatory kinase/ATPase produces the protein MEVRRLLRGRIDDERLATVVSEIATRYGRDDPSVRHLDADNWLSTPLVLDEDLFVKVISRQNSLVHAIITTGRNIGVFSAGTEGFFEHFGTPYGMAKHELEATDRMREIGLNAPEPLEALEIDGLGVVVLEYLPEFRPLDELDRETERELAPKLFAALRRLHDDGLAHGDLRAENVLILDGDLYFIDATNVGTSGREDARSYDVACGLAALEPLIGAGPAVDAAATAYDPSELLAAREFLDFVNIRPDHDCDAAALKGEIEKRAT, from the coding sequence ATGGAAGTCAGGCGGCTCCTCCGCGGGCGGATCGACGACGAGCGCCTCGCAACCGTGGTGTCGGAAATCGCCACGCGGTACGGGCGCGACGACCCGTCGGTTCGCCATCTCGACGCCGACAACTGGCTCTCGACGCCGCTCGTCCTCGACGAGGACCTCTTCGTGAAGGTTATTTCGCGCCAGAACTCCCTCGTGCACGCGATCATCACCACCGGCCGGAACATCGGCGTCTTCTCCGCGGGGACCGAGGGCTTTTTCGAACATTTCGGGACGCCGTACGGCATGGCGAAACACGAACTCGAAGCGACCGATCGGATGCGCGAAATCGGTCTCAACGCGCCGGAGCCCCTCGAAGCCCTGGAAATCGACGGGTTGGGCGTCGTCGTCCTCGAATACTTACCCGAGTTCCGCCCGCTCGACGAACTCGACCGCGAGACGGAGCGCGAACTCGCCCCGAAACTGTTCGCCGCCCTCCGCCGACTCCACGACGATGGCCTCGCTCACGGCGACCTCCGGGCGGAGAACGTCCTCATTCTCGACGGTGACCTCTATTTCATCGACGCGACGAACGTCGGCACCAGCGGTCGCGAAGACGCCCGGTCGTACGACGTAGCCTGCGGTCTCGCGGCGCTCGAACCGCTCATCGGCGCCGGCCCCGCCGTCGACGCGGCCGCGACGGCGTACGACCCGTCGGAACTGCTCGCAGCCCGGGAGTTTCTGGACTTCGTCAACATCCGCCCTGATCACGACTGCGACGCCGCGGCGCTCAAAGGCGAGATCGAGAAGCGAGCGACGTGA
- a CDS encoding cupredoxin domain-containing protein has protein sequence MHRRRMLAMLGSACAAGGAGCAAVGMSGGVDGDVGMTATAFEPATITVAPGDEVVWYNNSARAHSVTAYAEQIPDGADYFATGGYDSERAAREAWDGMNGALTTGQTYSRRFEVPGRYTYFCIPHERAGMVGQVVVEE, from the coding sequence ATGCACAGACGCCGGATGCTCGCGATGCTCGGATCGGCGTGCGCCGCTGGAGGTGCCGGCTGTGCCGCTGTTGGGATGTCCGGTGGCGTCGACGGCGACGTCGGCATGACCGCGACGGCGTTCGAACCGGCCACCATCACTGTCGCGCCCGGCGACGAAGTGGTCTGGTACAACAACAGTGCTCGCGCCCACTCCGTGACCGCCTACGCGGAGCAGATTCCGGACGGCGCCGACTACTTCGCGACCGGCGGCTACGACAGCGAGCGCGCCGCGCGCGAGGCGTGGGACGGGATGAACGGCGCGCTCACGACCGGGCAGACCTACAGCCGGCGGTTCGAGGTGCCCGGCCGCTACACGTACTTCTGCATCCCGCACGAACGCGCGGGGATGGTCGGGCAGGTCGTCGTCGAGGAGTGA
- a CDS encoding metal-dependent hydrolase, whose amino-acid sequence MYRRGHWGVSMLVFAPIGFALVAVGRPTFAVAGGAVMLWFAMLPDYDHRIPFLSHRGVTHTLAFALLVGAAGAGVGYGLTAAAGGGRTTLVAFGFAIGTLTVLAHLLADALTPAGVPLLWPLSGRDFSVYLTQADNTVANLALFAIGAGAIAAAALLAVQVA is encoded by the coding sequence GTGTACCGACGGGGCCACTGGGGCGTCTCCATGCTCGTGTTCGCACCGATCGGGTTCGCGCTCGTCGCCGTCGGACGGCCGACGTTCGCCGTCGCCGGCGGCGCCGTGATGCTCTGGTTCGCGATGCTCCCCGACTACGATCACCGGATCCCCTTCCTCTCGCACCGCGGTGTCACCCACACCCTCGCCTTCGCCCTCCTCGTGGGCGCCGCCGGCGCGGGCGTCGGCTACGGCCTCACGGCCGCCGCTGGCGGGGGCCGCACGACGCTCGTCGCCTTCGGCTTCGCCATCGGGACGCTCACGGTGCTCGCACACCTCCTCGCGGACGCGCTGACGCCCGCGGGCGTCCCTCTCCTGTGGCCGCTGTCCGGCCGCGACTTCTCGGTGTATCTCACACAGGCCGACAACACCGTCGCCAACCTCGCGCTGTTCGCCATCGGCGCCGGCGCTATCGCGGCCGCCGCCCTCCTCGCCGTGCAGGTTGCCTGA
- a CDS encoding carbon-nitrogen family hydrolase — protein MKLALAQLDVTAGDVSANLERAEAAVADAAARGVDLVVLPELFTVGYFAFDSYARESEGLDGPTFGRLADLAADHGVGLLAGSHVEDLEASAATGVDVPATEGLANTCVFYDRDGTRRGVYRKHHLFGYESAETRLLTPGESLATVDFEGFTVGMTTCYDLRFPELYRRLTDRGATLVCVPSAWPYPRVEHWRTLARARAIENLTYVAAANGAATFEDATLLGRSTVYDPWGTALASAGDDPTLVVAEAEPERIEAVREEFPALRDRRDR, from the coding sequence ATGAAACTCGCACTCGCTCAACTCGACGTGACCGCCGGGGATGTCTCGGCCAACTTGGAACGGGCCGAGGCCGCCGTCGCCGACGCCGCCGCCCGCGGCGTCGACCTCGTCGTCCTCCCGGAACTGTTCACCGTCGGTTACTTCGCGTTCGATTCCTACGCACGCGAAAGCGAGGGCCTCGACGGCCCGACCTTCGGCCGCCTCGCCGACCTAGCCGCCGACCACGGCGTCGGTCTGCTCGCGGGCAGCCACGTCGAGGATCTCGAAGCGAGCGCGGCGACCGGCGTCGACGTGCCCGCAACCGAGGGCCTCGCCAACACCTGCGTCTTCTACGATCGCGACGGGACGCGCCGCGGCGTCTACCGCAAACACCACCTCTTCGGCTACGAATCCGCGGAGACGCGCCTGCTGACGCCGGGCGAGTCGCTCGCGACCGTCGACTTCGAGGGGTTCACTGTCGGGATGACGACGTGTTACGACCTGCGGTTTCCGGAACTGTACCGGCGGCTCACCGACCGCGGCGCAACGCTCGTCTGCGTGCCGAGCGCGTGGCCCTACCCCCGCGTCGAACACTGGCGGACGCTGGCGCGGGCGCGGGCCATCGAGAACCTCACCTACGTCGCCGCCGCCAACGGCGCCGCCACGTTCGAGGACGCAACGCTACTCGGTCGGTCCACCGTCTACGATCCCTGGGGGACGGCCCTCGCGAGCGCCGGTGACGACCCGACGCTCGTCGTCGCGGAGGCGGAGCCCGAGCGGATCGAGGCGGTGCGCGAGGAGTTTCCCGCCCTGCGGGACCGACGCGACCGGTAG
- a CDS encoding DUF7525 family protein, which translates to MALDAAETDKGVGFGVLFSIVAVGGAVAMLAAPGQLAKAGGFALAVTAALLAVVAIQAY; encoded by the coding sequence ATGGCCCTCGATGCCGCCGAGACGGACAAGGGAGTGGGGTTCGGCGTGCTGTTTTCCATCGTCGCGGTCGGCGGCGCGGTCGCGATGCTCGCCGCACCGGGACAGTTGGCGAAAGCCGGCGGGTTCGCCCTCGCCGTGACGGCCGCGTTGCTCGCCGTCGTGGCGATTCAGGCGTACTGA
- a CDS encoding cold-shock protein encodes MATGTVAFFNDTGGYGFIESEDADEDVFFHMEDIGGPDLEEGQEVEFDIEQADKGPRATNLQRL; translated from the coding sequence ATGGCGACAGGTACGGTTGCGTTCTTTAACGACACAGGCGGTTACGGGTTCATCGAGAGTGAAGATGCGGACGAAGACGTCTTCTTCCACATGGAAGACATCGGCGGCCCGGACCTAGAAGAGGGACAGGAAGTGGAATTCGACATCGAACAGGCCGATAAAGGCCCCCGCGCCACCAACCTCCAGCGACTGTAG
- a CDS encoding DUF7111 family protein, whose translation MPDHDAERDGETVADDGITAHYDETRAERVLSFERDGQTAVIAQNQEGYAMVTVRRTVDGDELERYYGFDMALDHAAELLGVRVGDLPVPAGASDMGM comes from the coding sequence ATGCCCGACCACGACGCGGAGCGAGACGGCGAGACGGTCGCCGACGACGGGATCACCGCTCACTACGACGAGACGAGGGCGGAGCGCGTGCTTTCGTTCGAGCGCGACGGCCAGACGGCCGTGATCGCCCAGAACCAGGAGGGGTACGCCATGGTGACGGTCCGTCGAACCGTCGACGGCGACGAACTGGAGCGGTACTACGGCTTCGACATGGCGCTCGACCACGCCGCCGAACTGCTCGGCGTTCGTGTCGGCGACCTGCCGGTGCCGGCGGGAGCGAGCGACATGGGGATGTGA
- a CDS encoding RNA-binding protein gives MSGVPFHYVDLRTFCYTTEDEKRVESALRTYLPEEYDIEQQVTTGHHGDRIVVLSARLENADDVRHVLDKLVDLPDYDAFLDELDDRVSEDCSLYLTLDKQAAFRGEIRQGDGITLRAKVEAYPAKREAAVENAREAFEAARD, from the coding sequence ATGTCGGGTGTCCCCTTTCATTACGTCGACCTGCGAACCTTCTGTTACACGACCGAAGACGAGAAGCGCGTCGAGTCCGCCCTCCGCACCTATCTCCCCGAGGAGTACGACATCGAGCAGCAGGTGACGACCGGTCACCACGGCGACCGCATCGTCGTCCTCTCGGCGCGACTCGAAAACGCCGACGACGTGCGCCACGTGCTGGACAAACTCGTCGACCTGCCTGACTACGACGCCTTCCTCGACGAACTCGACGACCGAGTGTCCGAGGACTGCTCGCTGTATCTCACGCTGGACAAACAGGCCGCCTTCCGCGGCGAAATCCGACAGGGCGACGGCATCACCCTCCGGGCGAAGGTCGAAGCCTACCCCGCGAAACGCGAGGCGGCCGTCGAGAACGCCCGCGAGGCGTTCGAAGCGGCGCGCGACTAG
- a CDS encoding thioredoxin family protein: protein MTDDGTVLGRIDATALDDVVGDHDRLLVECYTEGCGACAAMEPVLSNVARETGITVALVNPRDDPVLIEAYDIRRVPTLVLFEEGEQVARLDEGFVGAERVIEFLD, encoded by the coding sequence ATGACTGACGACGGGACGGTCCTCGGCCGAATCGACGCGACCGCCCTCGACGATGTCGTCGGCGATCACGACCGCTTGCTCGTCGAGTGCTACACCGAGGGCTGTGGCGCCTGTGCGGCGATGGAACCGGTTCTGAGCAACGTCGCCCGCGAGACGGGGATTACGGTCGCCCTCGTCAACCCCCGCGACGATCCGGTGCTCATCGAGGCGTACGACATCCGGCGCGTGCCGACGCTGGTGCTGTTCGAGGAGGGAGAACAGGTAGCCCGACTGGACGAGGGGTTCGTCGGCGCCGAGCGAGTGATCGAGTTTCTGGACTAG
- a CDS encoding PfkB family carbohydrate kinase, translating into MPYDDLVGELQRGLDPVSVGAFPDGSLDDYFRLRDGETVLTSREAFATTVVEGRDSLRLEHVVTTPGGQAVNVAQQLDALGDGVLLAGHLDHDDLAFPFETVSMGAPARVNVLLLGDDDLLLVERSSDLTAWTFADLRDALAGRVDAFLERDALCCTNWASVPGLPAATERIAARNPDGGVFCIDPGTVTARQAGDLLRSAARLQRAYDVVLSVNTDEANRLAAAAGLDARIDDPHDSGAVLESIRTDAGVTGVVVHAEAVAVAATASGTVSVPNLDVEGIVTTTGAGDRFSAAFARSLAAGWDWELSLAMGNACASHYVTVGETADCDDLRAYVTDNRQS; encoded by the coding sequence ATGCCGTACGACGACCTGGTCGGCGAACTGCAGCGTGGGCTCGACCCCGTCAGCGTCGGCGCGTTTCCCGACGGCAGCCTCGACGACTACTTCCGGCTTCGTGACGGCGAGACGGTGCTCACCTCGCGGGAGGCGTTCGCGACGACCGTCGTCGAGGGTCGGGACTCGCTCCGCCTCGAACACGTCGTCACCACGCCCGGCGGGCAGGCGGTCAACGTCGCGCAACAACTCGACGCGCTCGGTGACGGTGTCCTGTTGGCCGGGCATCTCGATCACGACGACCTCGCGTTCCCCTTCGAGACGGTATCGATGGGGGCACCGGCGCGCGTCAACGTCCTCCTCCTCGGCGACGACGACCTGTTGCTCGTCGAGCGGTCGAGCGACCTCACGGCGTGGACGTTCGCCGACCTGCGGGACGCCCTCGCGGGACGCGTCGACGCCTTCCTCGAACGCGACGCGCTCTGCTGTACCAACTGGGCGTCGGTGCCCGGACTCCCCGCCGCGACCGAGCGCATCGCCGCCCGCAACCCCGACGGGGGCGTCTTCTGTATCGATCCCGGCACGGTCACGGCGCGACAGGCCGGCGACCTGCTCCGGTCGGCGGCACGGCTCCAGCGCGCGTACGACGTGGTGCTCAGCGTGAATACGGACGAAGCGAACCGGCTGGCGGCCGCCGCCGGTCTGGACGCACGGATCGACGATCCCCACGACTCGGGTGCCGTCCTCGAATCGATCCGAACGGACGCGGGCGTCACGGGCGTCGTCGTCCACGCCGAGGCGGTCGCCGTCGCGGCGACCGCTTCCGGAACGGTGTCCGTCCCGAACCTCGACGTCGAGGGAATCGTGACGACGACGGGGGCGGGCGATCGGTTCAGTGCCGCCTTCGCCCGGTCGCTCGCGGCCGGGTGGGACTGGGAGCTGTCGCTGGCGATGGGCAACGCCTGTGCCTCACACTACGTCACGGTCGGCGAGACGGCCGACTGCGACGACCTCCGGGCGTACGTGACGGACAATCGCCAGTCGTGA
- a CDS encoding DUF7123 family protein: MTSLTEEERRILAYLHDSVSRGERYFRAKNIADAIGLTAKQVGSRLPRLAEKSEDVEIEKWGRARSTTWRVTQG, from the coding sequence ATGACCTCTCTGACCGAAGAGGAGCGGCGAATCCTCGCGTACCTCCACGATAGCGTCTCCCGGGGGGAACGCTACTTCCGCGCGAAGAACATCGCCGACGCCATCGGCTTGACCGCCAAACAGGTCGGCTCCAGGCTCCCGCGTCTGGCGGAGAAATCCGAAGACGTGGAGATCGAAAAGTGGGGGCGCGCGCGGTCGACGACCTGGCGCGTCACGCAGGGGTGA
- a CDS encoding aldo/keto reductase: MEYTTLGDTGMEVSRLCLGCMSIGSSDWRDWVLDEEDGAELVDRAIELGINFFDTANMYSNGESERVLGNALDGRREEQVVATKGYFQMDEGDPNSGGLSRKAIEQELEHSLDRLGMDTVDLYQIHRWDYDTPIEQTLRALDDAVRRGRVRYLGASSMWTHQFADALHTSDRLGLDRFVTMQNHYNLVYREEEREMLPFCEREGIGVIPWSPMARGYLTRPDEAIDATTRGETEERMYEHPYREGGGRESNARAEQLAEERGVKMAQIALAWVLDKDWVDAPIVGTTSIEHLEDAVEALEIDLSESDVEFLEEPYEPVPVSGHS; the protein is encoded by the coding sequence ATGGAGTACACTACCCTCGGCGACACCGGGATGGAGGTGTCACGCCTCTGTCTCGGCTGTATGAGCATCGGATCGAGCGACTGGCGCGACTGGGTGCTCGACGAGGAGGACGGCGCCGAACTCGTCGACCGCGCCATCGAACTCGGGATCAACTTCTTCGACACCGCCAACATGTACTCCAACGGGGAGTCGGAGCGCGTCCTCGGCAACGCGCTCGACGGCCGGCGCGAGGAACAGGTCGTCGCCACCAAGGGCTACTTCCAGATGGACGAGGGCGACCCCAACTCGGGCGGCCTGTCGCGAAAGGCCATCGAACAGGAACTCGAACACAGCCTCGACCGCCTCGGGATGGACACCGTCGACCTCTATCAGATCCATCGCTGGGATTACGACACGCCCATCGAGCAGACGCTTCGCGCCCTCGACGACGCAGTGCGGCGGGGACGGGTCCGCTATCTCGGCGCGAGTTCGATGTGGACCCACCAGTTCGCCGACGCGCTCCACACCAGCGACCGACTCGGGCTGGATCGCTTCGTCACCATGCAGAACCACTACAACCTCGTCTACCGGGAGGAGGAACGCGAGATGTTGCCGTTCTGTGAACGGGAGGGCATCGGCGTCATCCCGTGGTCGCCGATGGCGAGGGGGTATCTCACCCGTCCCGACGAGGCCATCGACGCCACGACGCGCGGCGAGACCGAGGAGCGGATGTACGAGCACCCGTACCGCGAGGGCGGCGGTCGCGAGAGCAACGCCCGCGCCGAGCAGTTGGCGGAAGAGCGCGGCGTGAAGATGGCCCAGATCGCGCTCGCCTGGGTGCTGGACAAGGACTGGGTAGACGCCCCCATCGTCGGCACCACGTCAATCGAGCACTTGGAGGACGCCGTCGAAGCGCTCGAAATCGATCTCAGCGAGAGCGACGTCGAGTTCCTAGAAGAGCCGTACGAACCCGTCCCCGTCTCGGGGCACTCCTGA
- a CDS encoding DUF1918 domain-containing protein yields the protein MSFEKEDSVVLHDKHSEYDGEVGTITQVMETMFGDATYTVSFEDGQETGVPEDALEPADGDEDDE from the coding sequence ATGAGCTTCGAGAAAGAAGATTCGGTCGTGCTCCACGACAAACACAGTGAGTACGACGGCGAAGTCGGAACGATCACGCAGGTGATGGAGACGATGTTCGGCGACGCCACGTACACGGTCAGCTTCGAGGATGGGCAGGAGACCGGCGTCCCCGAGGACGCCCTCGAACCCGCCGACGGCGACGAAGACGACGAGTAA
- a CDS encoding protein sorting system archaetidylserine synthase (This PssA-like phosphatidyltransferase, along with a PssD-like decarboxylase, is required in Haloarchaea for the archaeosortase ArtA to replace the PGF-CTERM sorting signal with a C-terminal lipid anchor.) — MQPRFVGRLGLADAVTVGNAMLGFVAAFVAVQDAGLAARIVLLAAVLDGLDGVIARKRGGSAAGPYLDSLADVASFGVAPALLIASRAAEAWTFGGEPLRYALGLLLPAIYVGMAVTRLGLYTAYDSGSSETKGVPTTLAATILSAGVLAGFVGPGLLVALSGLLAALMVTQITYPDLHPQDAIVMGIVQVLAIVLRGRPGEVFAFALLFLALAYLTLGPRYYWTG, encoded by the coding sequence ATGCAACCGCGGTTCGTCGGACGCCTGGGCCTCGCCGATGCCGTCACAGTCGGCAACGCGATGCTCGGGTTCGTGGCGGCGTTCGTCGCGGTTCAAGACGCGGGGCTGGCCGCACGCATCGTCCTGCTGGCGGCCGTCCTCGACGGTCTCGACGGGGTCATCGCGCGCAAGCGTGGCGGGAGCGCCGCGGGGCCGTATCTCGACTCGCTCGCCGACGTCGCCTCGTTCGGCGTCGCGCCCGCCCTGCTCATCGCCTCGCGGGCGGCCGAAGCGTGGACGTTCGGCGGGGAACCGCTCCGGTACGCGCTCGGTCTCCTCCTCCCTGCGATCTACGTCGGGATGGCGGTCACGCGCCTGGGGCTCTACACCGCGTACGACAGCGGATCGTCGGAGACGAAGGGCGTGCCGACGACGCTCGCGGCGACCATCCTCTCGGCGGGCGTCCTCGCCGGATTCGTCGGGCCAGGCCTCCTGGTCGCGCTGTCCGGGCTGCTCGCGGCGCTCATGGTGACCCAGATCACGTACCCCGACCTCCACCCGCAGGACGCCATCGTGATGGGCATCGTGCAGGTACTCGCCATCGTCCTTCGGGGGCGACCCGGCGAGGTGTTCGCCTTCGCCCTGCTCTTTCTGGCGCTCGCGTACCTCACGCTCGGCCCGCGGTACTACTGGACCGGTTGA